Genomic window (Terriglobales bacterium):
CTTGCTGCCGCCGGGCCAGCGCGAGGTCAGCGCCTTATAGCGGGTATAGAAGCGCACGCCTTCCGGGCCGTGGATGTGGTGGTCTCCGAAGATGGACTGCTTCCAGCCCCCAAAGCTGTGGAAGGCCATGGGCACGGGGATGGGAACGTTGATCCCCACCATGCCGGCCTGGATGCGGGCGCCGAACTCCCGCGCTGCGCCGCCATCAGCGGTGAAGACAGCGACCCCGTTGCCGTAGGTGTGGGCATTGGTCAGGTCCACCGCCGAGGCCAAGTCAGGCACGCGCACGATGCCCAGCACCGGCCCGAAGATCTCCTCCTGGTAGATCCGCATCTTGGGCGTGACATGGTCGAAGACACAGCCGCCGAGGAAGAAGCCCTGGCTGCCAGGGACGCGGAGGTCGCGGCCGTCCACCACCAGCTTGGCGCCTTCGCGGACGCCAACTTCGATGTAGTCGCTGACTCTCTTATGGTGCTCGCGGGTGACCAGCGGGCCCATCTCGACCTCGGGCTGCATGCCGGGGCCGATCTTCAGCGCCCGCACCCGGGGAATGAGCTTCTCGAGGAGCGGCTCGGCGACATCGCCGACCGCCACCGCGATGGAGATGGCCATGCAGCGCTCGCCCGCCGAGCCGTAGGCCGAGCCCATCAGCGCGTTGACCGCGTCGTTGAGGTCGGCGTCGGGCATGACCACCAGGTGGTTCTTGGCCCCGCCCAGCGCCTGCACGCGCTTGAAGCGCGAGGTCGCTCCCTGGTACACCGCCTTGGCCACCGGCGTCGAGCCGACAAAGCTGACGGCCTGGATATCGGGATGCGCCAGGATGGCCTCGACCGCCTCGCGCGCCCCCTGCACCACCGAAAACACGCCCTCCGGCAGCCCGGCTTCGGCGAACAGCTCCGCCATCCTC
Coding sequences:
- a CDS encoding CoA-acylating methylmalonate-semialdehyde dehydrogenase, giving the protein MATQVQTAKLIGHYIGGRAETEAAHYGDIYNPALGEVTARIPMGDAQAVGRAVEAGVRAFPAWAATSPLRRARVMFRFRELLERDRKELAALITAEHGKTLADAEGEVVRGMEVVEFACGIPHLLKGEYTEQVASGVDAWSVRQPLGVVAGITPFNFPVMVPLWMAPVAIACGNCFVLKPSEKDPSPSVRMAELFAEAGLPEGVFSVVQGAREAVEAILAHPDIQAVSFVGSTPVAKAVYQGATSRFKRVQALGGAKNHLVVMPDADLNDAVNALMGSAYGSAGERCMAISIAVAVGDVAEPLLEKLIPRVRALKIGPGMQPEVEMGPLVTREHHKRVSDYIEVGVREGAKLVVDGRDLRVPGSQGFFLGGCVFDHVTPKMRIYQEEIFGPVLGIVRVPDLASAVDLTNAHTYGNGVAVFTADGGAAREFGARIQAGMVGINVPIPVPMAFHSFGGWKQSIFGDHHIHGPEGVRFYTRYKALTSRWPGGSKRGPEFKMPTLG